A window from Myxococcales bacterium encodes these proteins:
- a CDS encoding PhoU domain-containing protein has product MLKKFFGLDRPSTLIEGAFLDIAGMLQQAGRMLDHSLAVLLDNRETELDLESMDDEIDEAERMVRRSILEHLNVSPKQDLVASLILSSIVQEAERIGDFARGLPKIAALAKGPRVGPFADDLRALAMRVRALFDQCDETFREGDAEMARALMLTHRELKIELNHYIDRVAKSDLTADMALVYGISATMLRRISSHLSNIVSTVNQPFDRIRHGVEDIT; this is encoded by the coding sequence GCCGTCGACGCTCATCGAGGGGGCATTCCTTGACATCGCCGGTATGTTGCAGCAGGCCGGTCGGATGCTCGACCACTCCCTCGCTGTTCTGCTGGACAATCGTGAGACGGAACTGGATCTCGAGAGTATGGATGATGAGATCGACGAAGCAGAGCGAATGGTTCGACGCAGCATCCTCGAACACTTGAACGTCAGTCCAAAGCAGGATCTCGTTGCCAGTTTGATTTTGTCGAGCATTGTGCAAGAGGCGGAGCGGATTGGAGACTTTGCACGCGGTCTTCCCAAGATTGCTGCCCTAGCCAAAGGACCCCGAGTTGGCCCATTTGCGGACGATTTACGTGCACTCGCGATGCGCGTGCGTGCGCTCTTCGATCAATGCGACGAAACCTTTCGCGAGGGCGATGCCGAGATGGCACGCGCGCTAATGCTTACCCACCGCGAACTCAAAATCGAACTCAACCACTACATTGATCGAGTCGCAAAAAGCGACCTCACAGCGGATATGGCTCTCGTGTACGGCATCAGCGCAACCATGCTTCGGAGAATCAGCTCGCATCTGAGTAATATTGTCTCGACGGTCAACCAACCCTTCGACCGCATTCGGCATGGTGTCGAAGACATCACCTGA
- a CDS encoding NnrS family protein: MTIASFAAVVFAALVRVFGPGLMPLHVLPVFLASGTAFAVGYLLFAIEFTPLLWRARID; this comes from the coding sequence ATCACGATCGCCTCTTTTGCGGCGGTTGTATTTGCCGCCCTCGTGCGCGTCTTCGGACCTGGCTTGATGCCGCTTCACGTCCTGCCCGTCTTCTTGGCAAGTGGAACCGCCTTCGCGGTGGGCTATCTCCTCTTCGCGATCGAATTCACACCCCTGCTCTGGCGCGCTCGGATCGACTAG
- a CDS encoding NnrS family protein yields the protein MSAPFWSVGFRSFFWLGALNAVASMATWVAFLSGIAIGSQGWPPHSLHAHEMLHGTVVPAIAGFLLTAVPNWCGTAPLRGAPIGGLVALWLVGRAALASASILPPEAVALLDGAFLPVLGMVVGVPILRSGKRRNLPIVLVIFALAIANGAMHVGIMRADASLLRAGLYGSVYLVVFLILVIAGRVVPLFTRNALRRSGLDFAVQGDRRIGALALCAAGFALALDLAIPGSSVGGFAALAAAPLLALRQGLWKPRYTLGQPMLWILHVGHGWIAIGFACHGAAVLTQVLPVSAALHSFTAGAMGSMILGMMTRVSLGHSGRPV from the coding sequence ATGAGTGCACCGTTCTGGTCTGTCGGATTTCGCTCCTTTTTCTGGCTCGGCGCCTTGAACGCTGTGGCTTCAATGGCGACATGGGTTGCGTTTCTATCGGGTATCGCGATCGGGTCCCAGGGCTGGCCGCCCCACAGCCTGCATGCACATGAGATGTTACACGGAACTGTGGTCCCTGCGATCGCGGGCTTTCTGCTCACCGCTGTCCCCAATTGGTGTGGCACGGCGCCGCTGCGAGGAGCGCCGATTGGAGGACTAGTCGCGCTGTGGCTGGTCGGCCGCGCGGCGCTCGCGTCGGCCAGCATCTTACCTCCAGAGGCCGTCGCACTACTCGACGGAGCCTTCCTTCCCGTTCTCGGAATGGTGGTCGGGGTTCCGATCTTGCGCTCCGGCAAGAGACGCAACCTTCCCATAGTCCTTGTTATCTTTGCCCTCGCGATTGCAAACGGAGCGATGCACGTCGGAATCATGCGGGCGGATGCGTCGCTGCTGCGCGCCGGTCTTTACGGGTCCGTGTATCTGGTCGTATTCTTGATCTTGGTAATCGCAGGACGCGTTGTTCCACTCTTTACCCGCAACGCATTGCGACGAAGCGGTCTCGACTTCGCAGTGCAAGGTGACCGACGGATTGGAGCGCTCGCACTCTGCGCGGCCGGTTTTGCCCTCGCTTTGGATCTGGCAATTCCGGGCAGCTCCGTTGGCGGATTTGCCGCTCTCGCGGCTGCTCCGCTTCTCGCGTTGCGCCAGGGACTCTGGAAACCTCGCTACACCTTGGGCCAACCGATGTTGTGGATCCTGCATGTCGGCCACGGGTGGATCGCGATAGGCTTCGCGTGTCACGGTGCCGCGGTGCTCACGCAAGTGCTCCCGGTATCGGCGGCGCTTCACTCCTTTACTGCGGGTGCGATGGGCTCGATGATCCTCGGCATGATGACGCGCGTTTCCTTAGGCCACTCGGGTCGCCCGGTATAA